From a single Solanum dulcamara chromosome 4, daSolDulc1.2, whole genome shotgun sequence genomic region:
- the LOC129887111 gene encoding uncharacterized protein LOC129887111, producing MASFFCSTKFLLLLFFLSAIPIAFIIHLETSAPTTHVYHYHSTGWLRECSKWDDVNRRFIVSFFEGGLGVIPIDADYSPGDVLQEIPVVKDADLTGNASLGFTIDRERNRVLVAVADVFGNRYSALAAYDMTSWNRIFLTKLSGPEDEKAFADDVVVDTEGNAYITDAKADKIWKVGANGDLKYTIRNPIFTPKEWYNKLVGLNGIVYHPNGYLLVAHTFSGNLYKIEIAKGDEVKLVKINNGSLKFGDGMELLSPTKLVVAGNPTRLVESSDDWESGTIVGKAKGAIHRLSTAATVKEGTVYLNHMIGLGYPRKKHVLVEAVFSA from the exons aTGGCATCTTTTTTCTGTTCAACCAAGTTCCTTCTACTCCTCTTTTTTCTATCTGCAATTCCAATCGCCTTTATCATCCATCTAGAAACTTCCGCCCCAACAACCCACGTTTACCATTACCACAGTACCGGCTGGTTACGTGAGTGTTCCAAATGGGACGATGTGAACCGCCGCTTCATCGTCAGTTTCTTCGAAGGCGGTTTAGGTGTGATTCCGATTGACGCCGATTATTCTCCGGGAGACGTGCTACAGGAAATTCCGGTCGTTAAAGACGCTGATTTGACTGGTAATGCGTCGCTCGGTTTTACGATAGACCGGGAAAGGAACCGGGTTTTGGTCGCCGTCGCTGATGTGTTTGGGAATCGCTATAGCGCTTTGGCTGCCTATGATATGACGTCGTGGAACCGGATTTTTCTCACTAAACTTAGTGGTCCAG AGGATGAGAAAGCATTTGCAGACGATGTGGTAGTCGATACAGAGGGGAATGCATACATAACAGATGCCAAAGCAGACAAGATATGGAAGGTGGGCGCGAATGGAGATCTTAAATATACAATCAGGAACCCAATATTTACTCCTAAAGAGTGGTACAATAAACTGGTTGGGCTAAACGGAATAGTGTATCATCCAAACGGATACTTACTGGTGGCTCATACGTTCTCTGGCAATTTGTACAAGATTGAAATCGCCAAGGGTGATGAAGTTAAGCTAGTGAAGATTAATAATGGATCTTTGAAATTTGGCGATGGCATGGAGTTACTGTCGCCAACCAAGCTTGTGGTGGCTGGAAATCCTACAAGACTAGTTGAGAGCTCTGATGATTGGGAGAGTGGCACTATTGTGGGGAAGGCCAAAGGGGCTATTCATCGTTTAAGTACAGCAGCAACTGTGAAGGAAGGAACTGTTTATCTTAATCATATGATTGGTTTGGGATATCCTAGGAAAAAACATGTCCTTGTTGAGGCTGTTTTTTCTGCTTAA
- the LOC129887110 gene encoding protein trichome birefringence-like 6: MEKQRSFSIKPKRLWLFSFTITFSLIFFIFFSIWVLNLPLGTRQETHLHFNTTTSVSLGLRSPFKIQTLTSFYRNYSATQIKNSILVSTHFSRVENESQISNFSTFEKILEKESQPQTVAYDINSVKNSTFFGNRSTKSETVSSKDLEIDSANSSIPTRKQQQNVSITLSKKGEASSDVLKVMNNKKECDISKGKWVFDESYPLYTNASCPYIDEGFSCESNGRLDKNYMKWRWQPQDCDIPRFNATQMLELIRGKRLVFVGDSINRNQWESMLCLLIGAIKDPRKVYETRGRRITKEKGNYCFKFVDYQCTVEYYVTHFLVHEGKARIGSKRVQTLRIDTMDKGSSRWRGADILVFNTAHWWNHHKTKAGKNYYQERNQVHPRLDVSTAFEKSLTTWASWIDRHVNPSKTQVFFRSSAPSHFSGGQWNTGGHCREASQPLPEAYRGEYPEKNMIVEQIIGEMKTPVTFLNITGLSDYRIDGHPSIYGRKPGSSSRVQDCSHWCLPGVPDTWNEILYMHLESKRRKSLPN, encoded by the exons ATGGAGAAGCAGAGGAGTTTCTCCATTAAGCCTAAAAGGCTATGGCTTTTCTCTTTCACAATTACATTTTCTCTAatctttttcatctttttctccATCTGGGTTCTCAACCTTCCACTAGGTACTCGTCAAGAAACTCATCTTCACTTCAACACTACTACTTCAGTCTCTTTGGGGCTAAGATCCCCCTTCAAGATTCAAACTTTAACTTCTTTTTACAGAAATTACTCAGCAACCCAAATCAAGAACTCGATTTTGGTGAGTACCCATTTCAGTAGAGTTGAAAATGAATCACAAATTTCTAACTTTTCTACATTTGAGAAAATCTTGGAAAAGGAAAGTCAGCCTCAAACAGTGGCTTATGATATAAATAGTGTTAAAAATTCGACCTTTTTTGGTAACCGTTCGACCAAATCTGAAACTGTTTCTTCTAAGGATCTTGAAATAGATAGTGCCAATAGTAGTATTCCTACTAGGAAGCAGCAGCAGAATGTCTCTATTACTTTGTCAAAGAAAGGAGAAGCTTCTAGTGATGTGCTTAAGGTGATGAATAATAAGAAAGAATGTGACATCTCAAAAGGGAAATGGGTCTTTGATGAGAGCTATCCTTTGTACACAAATGCTTCATGTCCCTACATTGATGAAGGTTTTAGTTGTGAAAGTAATGGAAGATTGGATAAGAATTATATGAAATGGAGGTGGCAACCTCAAGATTGTGACATTCCaag GTTCAATGCTACTCAGATGCTGGAACTTATTAGAGGAAAAAGATTAGTGTTTGTTGGTGACTCCATCAACAGGAACCAATGGGAATCGATGTTGTGCTTGTTAATCGGAGCAATTAAAGATCCAAGAAAGGTTTATGAGACTCGTGGTCGGAGAATAACCAAAGAGAAGGGAAATTATTGTTTTAAGTTTGTG GACTACCAATGTACAGTTGAATATTATGTTACTCATTTTTTGGTTCATGAGGGCAAGGCAAGAATAGGCAGCAAACGGGTGCAGACCTTGCGTATTGATACGATGGACAAAGGTTCATCAAGATGGAGAGGGGCTGATATTCTGGTCTTTAACACTGCTCATTGGTGGAATCACCATAAAACTAAAGCAGG GAAGAATTACTACCAGGAGAGGAATCAAGTACATCCCCGTCTTGATGTTTCAACAGCTTTCGAAAAATCCCTGACAACTTGGGCATCATGGATTGATAGACACGTCAATCCAAGCAAAACACAAGTTTTCTTCAGGAGTTCTGCCCCTTCTCATTTCAG TGGGGGTCAGTGGAACACTGGTGGGCACTGCAGAGAAGCTTCTCAACCGCTCCCCGAGGCTTACAGAGGTGAATATCCAGAGAAGAATATGATAGTTGAGCAAATAATAGGCGAGATGAAGACTCCAGTTACCTTTTTGAACATAACTGGCTTGTCAGATTACAGGATTGATGGTCATCCTTCTATATATGGAAGAAAACCGGGTAGCTCTTCGCGTGTTCAAGATTGTAGCCATTGGTGTCTTCCAGGAGTTCCAGATACTTGGAATGAAATCTTGTATATGCATTTAGAgagtaaaagaagaaaaagtttgCCCAACTGA